A window from Leptothermofonsia sichuanensis E412 encodes these proteins:
- a CDS encoding SpoIID/LytB domain-containing protein, which translates to MTEPKISDLIKRYLWVVLPLLGGVSLGAIVLNQPEKQASSSQEPIEAASPSPLPSVTTAIASPSPLAKPSPYPQKSPPAKPSPKPVNPANYTEREKAINNEAKSRFLASAATVDSLIEIRVAIAEGVPSTRIGASSNAILMDKDGQHLQKLVAKDLYPVQPDGDSIRFGSWQLPPIVLLDPGVGQSFQLGDRTYRGRLLLVADRGNLWGINYINLRQYLHSVVASEVSPSWHTEALKAQAVAARSYALTYYFKPAHSLYNLGATEYYQVYSGIEREAETTRKAVDNTAGEFVSYRGGIVESLYAASDDIVAEAFRGRGMSQLGALDLAEKGLNYKQILSNYYPGTGVGRVEEDYH; encoded by the coding sequence ATGACAGAACCAAAAATTTCTGACCTGATCAAACGCTATCTTTGGGTTGTGCTGCCATTGTTGGGCGGGGTATCCCTGGGAGCCATCGTTCTCAATCAACCAGAAAAACAAGCCTCCTCTTCTCAGGAACCCATCGAGGCTGCGTCCCCGTCCCCTCTACCCAGCGTAACGACCGCTATCGCCAGTCCTTCACCCCTGGCAAAGCCATCCCCATACCCTCAAAAATCCCCACCGGCAAAACCCTCTCCTAAGCCAGTTAATCCTGCTAACTATACGGAGCGAGAAAAAGCGATTAACAATGAAGCCAAGTCCCGGTTTCTGGCTTCGGCGGCAACCGTTGACTCTCTGATTGAAATTCGAGTGGCGATCGCAGAAGGGGTTCCTTCTACCAGAATTGGGGCTTCCAGTAACGCGATTCTGATGGATAAGGATGGCCAGCATCTGCAAAAACTGGTAGCGAAAGATCTGTATCCAGTTCAGCCTGATGGCGATTCGATCCGATTCGGGTCCTGGCAACTGCCGCCCATTGTACTACTGGATCCGGGTGTGGGGCAGTCGTTTCAGTTGGGCGATCGCACCTACCGGGGACGGTTGCTGCTGGTTGCTGATCGCGGCAATCTCTGGGGCATCAACTATATCAACCTGAGGCAATACCTGCACAGCGTAGTAGCCAGTGAGGTTTCCCCCAGTTGGCACACAGAGGCTCTAAAAGCGCAGGCTGTTGCCGCCCGCTCCTATGCACTAACCTACTATTTCAAACCCGCCCACTCGCTCTATAACCTGGGTGCAACCGAGTACTACCAGGTTTATAGCGGCATTGAGCGAGAAGCAGAAACCACTCGTAAAGCAGTGGACAACACGGCTGGAGAGTTTGTTAGCTACCGGGGTGGCATTGTGGAGTCCCTCTACGCCGCTTCGGATGATATCGTTGCAGAAGCATTTCGTGGGCGCGGCATGAGCCAACTGGGTGCCCTTGACCTGGCAGAGAAGGGGCTTAATTACAAGCAAATTTTGAGCAACTATTACCCGGGTACAGGGGTTGGTCGAGTCGAGGAGGACTATCACTAA
- a CDS encoding DUF2301 domain-containing membrane protein, protein MQAEPVVYQGQFGEFTINDADRRGVIVYRGGLMVAALCFAIGAGLVLWQGANPAILPWLTPLYTLFCVSLGVSLLTIHIYMEPLHRALQVFWAIGCVASLAIAHFNPEPFALTVYRYPLSLLGVGFTFVALTGIFFKEAFCFDRVETKLLTPLVPVLLLGHLARLLPSSLERVLLLFWVILFLVFALRKVTQPIPPDIGDKSVFDYLKQQRLTRTDVSR, encoded by the coding sequence ATGCAGGCTGAGCCAGTAGTTTACCAGGGACAGTTTGGTGAATTTACGATTAACGATGCGGATCGTCGGGGAGTCATTGTCTACCGGGGTGGGCTGATGGTGGCAGCGCTCTGCTTTGCGATTGGTGCAGGATTGGTGCTGTGGCAGGGGGCTAATCCAGCAATCTTACCCTGGCTGACTCCCCTCTATACCCTATTCTGTGTATCTCTGGGAGTGAGTTTACTGACGATTCACATTTATATGGAGCCGCTACACCGTGCTTTGCAGGTGTTCTGGGCGATTGGCTGTGTGGCATCACTGGCGATCGCCCACTTCAACCCGGAGCCATTTGCTTTGACCGTCTACCGTTATCCGCTCTCCTTACTGGGGGTTGGCTTTACCTTTGTCGCTCTAACAGGTATCTTCTTTAAGGAAGCATTTTGCTTTGATCGGGTAGAAACGAAACTGCTGACCCCTCTGGTTCCTGTCCTGTTGCTGGGACATTTAGCTCGTTTGCTACCGTCCTCTTTAGAAAGGGTGCTGCTACTGTTTTGGGTTATTCTTTTCTTAGTCTTTGCTTTACGAAAGGTTACTCAACCCATTCCACCAGATATTGGCGATAAGAGTGTTTTTGATTACCTCAAACAGCAACGATTGACCAGAACTGACGTTTCCCGTTAG
- a CDS encoding SAM hydrolase/SAM-dependent halogenase family protein yields MIQPGCLALLSDFGLSDPYVGIMKGVIAQINPHLTVIDLTHQIPPQNVAFARFVLMTAYPYFPSGTVYVAVVDPGVGSHRRAIAIATGTNPAQPSGILVGPDNGLFSGVLSQNPVIAAVELTRPEYWRTPEPSSTFHGRDIFAPVGAHLASGVALETLGAAIAPDTLVNLSPPAVQIEKLDNGTTAITGVIQATDHFGNLITNISAAEVSETEWVVLIGNLEIPGHQTYSNASVGELLALVGSHGWVEIAVNRGNAQAKLRLNEGDGVRVVGRMKGERKKGREIQSPESKNQD; encoded by the coding sequence ATGATCCAACCTGGCTGTCTGGCACTGCTGAGTGACTTTGGTTTGAGCGATCCCTATGTGGGGATAATGAAGGGGGTAATTGCTCAGATTAATCCCCATCTAACGGTCATTGATTTAACCCATCAGATTCCGCCGCAGAATGTAGCCTTTGCCCGATTTGTCTTGATGACTGCCTATCCCTACTTTCCGTCTGGGACAGTCTATGTTGCGGTGGTTGATCCAGGTGTTGGCAGTCACCGCCGGGCGATCGCGATCGCAACCGGCACCAACCCTGCCCAACCCTCTGGCATTCTGGTGGGACCAGACAATGGACTGTTCAGTGGGGTTTTGAGCCAGAACCCGGTGATTGCTGCTGTGGAATTGACCCGGCCTGAGTACTGGCGTACTCCCGAACCCAGCTCCACATTTCATGGACGGGATATCTTTGCACCCGTGGGGGCACATCTGGCCAGCGGGGTAGCATTGGAGACCCTCGGCGCGGCGATCGCCCCGGATACGCTGGTCAATCTCAGCCCCCCTGCTGTTCAGATAGAAAAGCTGGACAATGGCACAACTGCCATCACAGGTGTTATTCAGGCAACCGATCACTTTGGCAATCTGATTACCAATATTTCTGCGGCAGAGGTGTCTGAAACCGAATGGGTTGTGCTGATTGGCAACCTGGAAATTCCTGGACATCAGACCTACAGTAACGCTTCAGTGGGAGAACTGCTGGCACTGGTGGGTAGCCACGGCTGGGTCGAAATTGCGGTCAATCGAGGAAATGCCCAGGCAAAGCTTAGACTAAATGAAGGGGATGGCGTTAGGGTGGTAGGAAGAATGAAGGGGGAAAGGAAAAAGGGAAGGGAAATCCAAAGTCCAGAATCCAAAAACCAAGATTGA
- the pirA gene encoding arginine synthesis PII-interacting regulator PirA: MNKNRQETRAKVSETHRANLQKNLQRRLEAARAKGDEQLIRLLEAEANYLS; the protein is encoded by the coding sequence ATGAACAAAAATCGTCAAGAAACCCGCGCAAAAGTCTCAGAAACCCATCGGGCAAACCTTCAGAAAAATCTGCAACGCCGTTTGGAAGCTGCCAGAGCAAAGGGGGATGAACAGCTTATTCGGTTATTAGAAGCAGAAGCAAACTATCTCAGCTAG